Part of the Alistipes sp. ZOR0009 genome, CAAGTACAGGGTTAACCTCCAGCTCTTCCTTGATACGCTGTTCTAGCTGTATAGTAGGAAGCTCCAGCAGCTTTATCATTTGAATTTGCTGTGGCGATAACTTTTGCAGTAACCGTTGCTGAAGGTTTAACTTTTGCATTCTAACGTAACTCTATAATTAACAATTAAAACTCTGCGTTATTCGGAGTTCTTGGGAATGGAATCACATCACGAATATTCCCCATACCGGTAACAAATAGCAGCAAGCGCTCGAAACCTAACCCAAATCCAGAGTGTGGTGCTGTTCCAAAACGGCGGGTATCTAAATACCACCACATATCCTTTTCAGGGATTTCGAGCTCAGCAATACGTGCTTGAAGTGTTGTCAAACTTTCCTCACGCTGCGAACCTCCTATAATCTCGCCAATCTTTGGGAAAAGAACATCCATTGCACGAACCGTCTTTCCATCTGGATTTTGCTTCATGTAGAACGCTTTGATTTCTTTTGGATAGTCGGTAAGAATTACCGGTTTCATGAAATGCTTTTCCACGAGGTAACGCTCATGCTCTGACTGAAGATCTAGCCCCCAACTTACAGGGAATTCAAACTTCTGTCCACTAGCCATCAAAATATCAATTGCTTCTGTATACGGTAAACGGACAAAATCGTTGCTAACCACAAATTTCAAACGATCAATAAGCTCTTCATCATACATTTTGTTCAAGAACTCCAGATCTTCCATGCAGTTATCCAACGCATATTGAATAAGCGACTTTAAGAAATCTTCCGCAAGATTCATGTTATCCACAATATCGTAGAACGCCATTTCTGGTTCAATCATCCAGAATTCAGCCAAGTGGCGAGGCGTATTCGAATTTTCGGCACGGAAGGTTGGACCGAAGGTGTAAATCTCCGACAACGCCATTGCACCAAGCTCGCCTTCAAGCTGTCCTGAAACAGTTAGGTTGGTCGATTTTCCAAAGAAATCCTGCGTATAATCTATCTTACCCTCCTCAGTCTTAGGAAGATTGTTTAAATCGAGTGTAGTAACCTGAAACATAGCACCAGCCCCCTCTGCGTCCGACCCCGTTACAATTGGTGTGTGCAGGTAGAAAAATCCTTTGGAGTTAAAGTAGTTATGTATAGCAAACGCCATTGCATGACGAATACGAAGTACCGCACTAAACGTGTTAGTCCGTGGGCGCAGGTGAGCTATTTCACGAAGAAACTCAAGCGAGTGCCCCTTCTTTTGCAATGGGTAGGTATTGGGATCTGCAGTTCCGTATATCTCCAGTTCTTTTGCCTGTATTTCAACACTCTGCCCTGAACCTACTGATTCTACTAAAGTTCCTACAACACGAAGGCAAGCACCTGTCGTAATCAGCTTAAGCATCTCCTCGTCAAAATTCGACACTTCAACCACGACCTGGATATTATTAATCGTAGAACCATCATTTAATGCAATAAACGCTACGTTCTTGTTGCCACGCTTTGTGCGTACCCAACCTTTTGCCGTCACTTCGCTTCCAACTTCCTTGGAGCGGAGCAGGTCTTTGATTTTAAGTCTTCCTCCGGGTTGCATTACTATCAAGTTAATTTTTACATTTCGAAACTCGACAAAGTTAAAAAAATAAGACTTTTTGCCACGGCCTACCATCCACTCATTTTATCCGACGGTGGTAAAGTAAGCTAATGCAGCAGCATCGCCAAATCAAACTTAACACATAAATTCATGAAAACACGATTCCTTAAGATTATTTTTGACGACAGACAGCTCATAAAACAAGTACATTTGCCTCAAAATAGAGACAACATCCGACTCTTTTCACCTACTTACTTTGCTATGCCTAAAATTCAGTTTTAACAAAAAGACACTTCAAAAAGAAAAGAAAATTGCAACTTAACTCGAAGGGTCTTCGTAAAAGTAACTGAAAGCAGATGGAATAATAAAGAAACACCAATGGGGTGTTTGTTGGACTACAGATCTGGCCAGTTATGCAAAAGTTGTGGTTTTGGCTTGGCCCCAACTTTTTACTTACAGCAACACGTAGACTAGGATGCTACAGCGGGTAAAACCACTGCCGAATTGGAGTTACACAAGCCTGGTTCTTTACTCTTATCTGTTGTAGGGCTCCTTTGAGAGGCTGCAATTTAGAGGTGGATTCATTCAAGGAAAAACCTTTTAAAACGTTAGCTGGTGCTAACACCCTGATGCAATGTTATCCACTCAACTCTCAGAATAATTATCAATCAAGGAGGCTACTTGGTAAAAGATAAAGACCAAAGTTAACCTAATTATGCCGCAACGACTTACCTCG contains:
- the asnS gene encoding asparagine--tRNA ligase codes for the protein MQPGGRLKIKDLLRSKEVGSEVTAKGWVRTKRGNKNVAFIALNDGSTINNIQVVVEVSNFDEEMLKLITTGACLRVVGTLVESVGSGQSVEIQAKELEIYGTADPNTYPLQKKGHSLEFLREIAHLRPRTNTFSAVLRIRHAMAFAIHNYFNSKGFFYLHTPIVTGSDAEGAGAMFQVTTLDLNNLPKTEEGKIDYTQDFFGKSTNLTVSGQLEGELGAMALSEIYTFGPTFRAENSNTPRHLAEFWMIEPEMAFYDIVDNMNLAEDFLKSLIQYALDNCMEDLEFLNKMYDEELIDRLKFVVSNDFVRLPYTEAIDILMASGQKFEFPVSWGLDLQSEHERYLVEKHFMKPVILTDYPKEIKAFYMKQNPDGKTVRAMDVLFPKIGEIIGGSQREESLTTLQARIAELEIPEKDMWWYLDTRRFGTAPHSGFGLGFERLLLFVTGMGNIRDVIPFPRTPNNAEF